Below is a genomic region from Nocardioides panacis.
CGACCACTTCTGAAGGGATTCCCATGAGCACCATGCGAGCCTGCGTCCTGAGGTCGCCGGGCGACCTCGTCATCGAGGAGCGGCCCGTCCCCGACCCCGCACGCCACGAGGTCCAGGTCCGGGTCACGGCCGTGGGCGTCTGCGGTTCGGACGTGCACTACTTCCAGCACGGTCGCATCGGTGACTTCGTCGTCGAGAGCCCGATGGTGCTCGGGCACGAGTCGGCCGGCGTCGTCATCGGGGTCGGCGCGGACGTCGACCCGTCCCGCATCGGCCAGCGCGTCTCGCTCGAGCCGGGGGTGCCGGACCTGACCTGCGCGCAGTGCCGGGCCGGGAAGTACAACCTGTGTCCCGGGATGCGCTTCTTCGCCACCCCGCCGATCGACGGCTCGCTCGCCGAGGTGGTGACCCTGCACGCCGGCTTCGCCTACCCGGTGCCCGACTCGATCAGTGACGACGCCGCGGCCCTGCTCGAGCCTCTCTCGGTGGGGGTCTGGGCGAACCAGAAGGCCCACGTCGGGCCGGGCAGCCGGGTCCTGGTCACCGGGGCCGGCGCCATCGGGTTGGTTGCGGCCCAGTGCGCCCTCGCCTTCGGAGCCCAGGAGGTGGTGGTGGCCGACATCAACCCGCACCGGCTGGAGCTCGCCCGCGAGCTCGGTGCCACCGCGGTGCTGGACTCCGGTTCCGGGAGCGTGGCCGACAGCGGCTTCGAGCCGGACGTCCTTCTCGAGTGCTCCGGACACTCCGGGGTCACCGACGAGGGCCTCAGGTCGTTGGCCCGCGCCGGGCGTGCGGTCCTCGTGGGCATGGGCGGCGACGAGCTCGCCGTTCCGTTGGGGGTGATCCAGAGCCGGGAGATCCAGCTGACCGGCACCTTCCGCTACGCCAACACGTGGCCGACGGCGATCGGGCTCGCCGCCTCCGGGCGCGTCTCGCTCGATCGGCTCGTCACGGGCCACTTCCCGCTCAAGAGTTCCGAGGACGCCTTGCTCGCGGCCACCGTCGACGCTCGCGCAGTGAAGTCGATCATCAACCCTCAGCACTGACCCCGGCGCCTCCCGCCGGCAGAAAGGACCTTCGATGACGCGTCTGTACGACGATCCCCATCGGTTCACCGATGACATGCTGGAAGGTTTCCTGGACGTTCACCGAGGGTCCGTCGTGGGCGTGCCGGGAGGCGTCGTACGTGCGCACCAGACCCCGGCCGACAAGGTCGCCGTGGTCGTGGGCGGCGGGTCCGGTCACTACCCGGCGTTCTGCGGGGTCGTGGGGCACGGGTTCGCCGACGGCGCGGTCG
It encodes:
- a CDS encoding NAD(P)-dependent alcohol dehydrogenase — protein: MSTMRACVLRSPGDLVIEERPVPDPARHEVQVRVTAVGVCGSDVHYFQHGRIGDFVVESPMVLGHESAGVVIGVGADVDPSRIGQRVSLEPGVPDLTCAQCRAGKYNLCPGMRFFATPPIDGSLAEVVTLHAGFAYPVPDSISDDAAALLEPLSVGVWANQKAHVGPGSRVLVTGAGAIGLVAAQCALAFGAQEVVVADINPHRLELARELGATAVLDSGSGSVADSGFEPDVLLECSGHSGVTDEGLRSLARAGRAVLVGMGGDELAVPLGVIQSREIQLTGTFRYANTWPTAIGLAASGRVSLDRLVTGHFPLKSSEDALLAATVDARAVKSIINPQH